In a genomic window of Ipomoea triloba cultivar NCNSP0323 chromosome 3, ASM357664v1:
- the LOC116013447 gene encoding putative disease resistance protein RGA3 — protein sequence MAEALIQVVVENLNSLIRRELGLLLGFQKEMENLSSLLSTIQDVLEDAEEKQMKDKVLRNWLLKLNAAAYEVDDILDDCATEASKLQNKHQTFIKRLVSNPVGNILFCHRIGKRMGAVIEKLDAIAEERIKFHLREISDRMPVYETRETGSILMQTSIFGRDQDKERIIEILVDETSDCEHVSILPILGIGGLGKTTLAQMVFNDQRVFGHFDLRLWVCVASDFDVKRLIKEILESATRNGSDALRLDPLQRSLQDLLNQKRFLLVLDDVWDGDQDKWDSLKDVLAYGARGSSIIITTRLEKVAMIVGTLPTYCLSGLSDEDCWSLFKQRAFGKETEGGARLEEIGREIVTKCGGVPLAAKALGGFMRFKKEEKEWLLVKESEIWNLPQGETCILPALRLSYHNLPSELRRCFAYCSVFRKRTAIKKEKLIHLWIANGFISSRGSLEIEEVGNEMWNELYLRSFFQDVQKNDFGEVTFEMHDLIHDLAHFVMEGSRISQQMLLRDHYLSLPLVITTQILKEPSKFSPLRVLDASWQLEKITKVPSAIGSLYHLRYLSFSHTRIQMLPDRICDLWNLQILNLDFCRVLQSLPKRISRLKNLRHLCLLGCPLIEMPPSIGQLTCLKTLNMFVVGKQRGFKISELRDLNLGGILHITNLEKVESFEDAKEANLGGKQDLRHLWLSWDSEKDTSSNAHIHHDHDILNCLVPHSQLHSFRIYGFRGTTFPFWMSSPIMKDVIEICLLNCKNCSNLPLLGELPLLKILNLVGLPIEYVDNEFPGQDKGLIRIRRFPSLTELNMNNLPKLRKLSRQEGQELLLFPHLCKLRISNCPSFISLPENLLHNLNHLEVLSISRLDKLQMLPTSLSSLTRLQFLHIDGCPKLVSLPQSIQRMENLKVLSITQGCPELQRRYDKGNGEHWCDIAHIPNVYIVP from the coding sequence ATGGCAGAAGCACTAATCCAAGTAGTTGTGGAGAATCTCAATTCTCTGATCCGAAGAGAGTTGGGATTGCTATTGGGCTTCCAAAAGGAAATGGAAAACCTATCCAGCTTGCTCTCAACCATTCAGGATGTTCTGGAAGATGCAGAGGAGAAACAGATGAAAGATAAGGTCCTCCGCAACTGGCTGCTAAAGCTGAATGCTGCTGCTTATGAAGTGGATGATATCTTGGATGATTGCGCAACTGAAGCCTCCAAGCTTCAAAACAAACACCAAACATTCATCAAACGCCTGGTAAGTAATCCTGTGGGGAACATTTTGTTTTGTCACAGGATTGGGAAAAGAATGGGAGCAGTGATAGAAAAACTGGACGCCATAGCTGAGGAGCGGATTAAGTTCCATTTGAGGGAAATAAGTGATAGGATGCCAGTTTATGAAACGCGTGAGACTGGATCAATCTTGATGCAGACGAGTATCTTTGGAAGGGATCAAGATAAGGAGAGAATTATAGAGATATTGGTTGATGAAACAAGTGATTGTGAACATGTTTCAATCTTACCCATATTAGGAATTGGGGGTTTAGGAAAGACTACCCTTGCCCAGATGGTTTTCAATGACCAAAGGGTGTTTGGACACTTTGATCTAAGACTTTGGGTATGTGTTGCAAGTGACTTTGATGTCAAGAGATTAATAAAGGAAATTTTAGAATCCGCCACTAGGAATGGTTCTGATGCATTGAGACTAGATCCTCTACAGAGAAGCCTTCAAGACTTGTTAAATCAAAAAAGATTCTTACTTGTGTTGGATGATGTATGGGATGGGGATCAAGATAAGTGGGATAGCTTGAAAGATGTTCTTGCTTATGGAGCAAGAGGATCTTCTATTATAATCACTACTCGTCTTGAGAAGGTTGCAATGATTGTGGGGACTCTGCCTACTTATTGTTTATCCGGTTTGTCAGACGAAGATTGTTGGTCGCTTTTCAAACAGCGTGCATTTGGGAAAGAAACAGAAGGAGGAGCTAGACTAGAGGAAATTGGTAGGGAAATTGTGACAAAATGTGGGGGTGTACCTCTAGCTGCAAAAGCTCTTGGAGGATTTATGCGTTTtaagaaagaagagaaggaaTGGTTATTAGTAAAAGAAAGTGAAATTTGGAACTTGCCACAAGGGGAGACTTGTATTTTGCCTGCCCTCAGATTGAGTTATCATAATCTTCCTTCTGAGTTGAGAAGATGTTTTGCATATTGTTCTGTATTTCGCAAGAGAACTGCAATTAAGAAGGAAAAGCTGATTCATCTTTGGATAGCGAATGGATTCATTTCATCCCGTGGAAGTTTGGAAATTGAGGAGGTTGGAAATGAGATGTGGAATGAGTTGTACCTCAGATCCTTTTTCCAGGATGTGCAGAAGAATGACTTTGGAGAGGTTACTTTTGAAATGCACGACCTCATTCATGACCTTGCCCATTTTGTGATGGAGGGCAGCCGGATTAGCCAGCAGATGTTACTCAGAGATCATTATCTATCACTACCACTTGTTATCACAACTCAAATACTTAAGGAGCCTTCAAAATTCAGTCCCCTTCGAGTGTTGGATGCAAGTTGGCAATTGGAAAAAATCACAAAAGTACCATCTGCAATTGGCAGTCTTTATCACCTAAGGTACTTAAGTTTTTCGCACACCAGAATTCAAATGTTGCCTGATAGGATATGTGATCTCTGGAATTTACAAATTCTAAATCTGGATTTCTGCCGTGTGCTTCAAAGTTTACCCAAGCGCATTTCTCGCCTTAAAAATCTCCGGCATCTTTGCTTGTTAGGTTGTCCCCTAATTGAAATGCCCCCCAGTATTGGTCAGTTAACTTGCCTAAAAACATTAAACATGTTTGTTGTTGGCAAACAAAGAGGTTTTAAGATTAGTGAATTGCGAGACTTGAATCTTGGAGGTATTCTTCATATCACAAACCTGGAGAAAGTCGAAAGCTTTGAGGATGCAAAAGAGGCGAATTTAGGAGGAAAACAGGATCTTCGACACTTGTGGTTGTCATGGGATTCTGAAAAAGATACTAGTAGTAATGCACATATTCATCATGATCATGACATACTTAATTGCCTTGTTCCTCATTCCCAACTTCATTCTTTTAGGATATATGGCTTCAGAGGGACAACATTTCCATTTTGGATGAGCAGTCCAATAATGAAGGATGTCATCGAAATATGTCTACTTAACTGCAAAAATTGTTCCAACCTTCCACTACTTGGGGAGCTACctttattgaaaattttgaatttagtaGGACTTCCTATTGAGTATGTTGACAATGAATTCCCTGGCCAAGATAAAGGCTTGATCAGAATAAGGAGGTTCCCATCATTGACTGAACTCAATATGAATAACCTTCCAAAGCTGAGAAAATTATCCAGGCAGGAAGGACAAGAGCTGCTGCTATTTCCTCATCTCTGCAAGTTGCGAATAAGCAACTGCCCTTCATTTATATCTCTGCCAGAAAACTTACTGCATAACCTCAATCATTTGGAGGTATTGAGTATTAGCAGGCTTGATAAGCTTCAAATGCTGCCTACAAGCCTTTCAAGCTTGACTCGTCTCCAGTTTCTGCACATAGATGGCTGTCCTAAACTTGTGTCTCTTCCACAAAGTATTCAGAGAATGGAAAATCTTAAAGTCTTGTCAATAACGCAGGGGTGCCCAGAACTTCAAAGGCGATATGATAAGGGAAATGGGGAGCACTGGTGTGACATAGCTCACATCCCAAATGTGTATATTGTTCCGTAG